The DNA region ATTATCGATTATATGAATGCCGAGTACACGACAAATCACCTCATCCCTTTCTCCAAGCGGATCGTTGATGGAACGATCATTTCGGAAACCCGCCGAATTTTTAGCGGATTTGTCATGAAGGAGATCGAGGTCCGGGTTCAAGGATCAAACAATCTTACCCGCCGATATTCAGAACGCGTCAAGCTATACAGCCCTGAGAAATTGGCAGATATGCTGACATCAGCCGGTCTTACATTGGATACCATTTATGGGAACTATGAAGGACAAAGCTATGATCGGAAGCAGTCGCCACGTATGATTATGGTTGGCCATCGGGAGGAAAGGGGCACGAACCGTAACGCTTGAGAATGGAATGTGTATATTGCCTCCGTCATTAGTCGTAATTATTACGAATTATATTAGAGAGGGGATCGAACATTGTTTATTCAAAAACAATACTTATCGAATACGGTCATAAGACTCATACTTGCACTGATTCTCGCATTGATGATAGCAGGATGCTCGGCAACCAAGCAGGATGAAGCAAACGTAACCAAATTGGATATTCAACAGTCGAAATCACCAGTCGAAGCGGAACAAGCAAAAAGCTGGACATTTACCGACACAAGCGGCAAAGAAATTACGCTTGATATCCCCGTTCAAAAGGCTGTGGTCATAAATCGAAATACAGCTGAAGCGATAAAACTTCTGGGAGCTGCTGAAAGCATAGCAGCAACCGGTGACAATACGATTAAGCATAATTCATATCTTGGCTTTGACAATTTGCCGGACGTTGGGGAAACTGAGCAGGTAAATCTGGAGACGATCCTCGGCTTGAAGCCTGAAGTGGTCTTCACCTATACGAATCGGCCTGATCACAAACTGGAGGAAAAGTTAGAGCCGGCCGGTATCAAGGTCGTCCGGATGAATAATTATTTGCCTGAGCAGATGGATACGGAATGGGAACTGCTGGGCAAGCTGTTCGGCAAAGAAGAAAGGGCTGCAACGTTTCTGGAATGGAAGCATGAAATCGAGCGCATTCCGGCTGAACGAATACAATCTATTGATCCTAACGAGAAAAAGAGTGTACTGGCGCTCTCAGCAGGTTTTCTCAATTCCAATGGCGGTTATCGCGTTTTTCCAAGTCAGTCGCTAGGTGGCAGAACTGGTGTCGGCGAAGGTTACGCCACGATTTTGGCAGGCGGAAGAGATGCAGCCGATTTGCAATGGGATCCGGCCGAGGCATCCACAACGATCATGGTTGACGAAGAATATGTGCTCAAGCGAAATCCGGATGTTGTTACACTGCATGGTACTTGGCTAGGCGGGTATGAAACGATGGAGACCAAAGCGATTGATGAAGCCTTTGCGAATATGTTAAACATTTCGTCCCTGAACAAGCTGAATGCAGGCAAAGACAGGGAAATTTATTTTTTTTATACGAATTTTATCGGGTCAGACAAACGATATATCGGTGTTTTGCAGCTTGCCAAGTGGCTGTATCCAGACCGATTTCAGGATGTAGACCCCGATGCATATGCGAAGGAGTATTTTGAAGAATGGCTGGGTGTGCCTTATCAAGGGATTTGGTACTACTCGTTTAAGGAGAAGGAATGATGGAAAAATCTCTCCATCACCATGATCTGAGGTCCTCGAAGCTCCGAATGGAATCGATATACCGAGGCAGATCATTACGTAAGCTCTTGCTGCTCTTATTGCTCCTGGTCTTATTGATCATTACAGCAGGAGCTGCGATCACGAAGGGCTCGGCAGCTGTCCCTCTGCAAGAGCTCTGGGCAATGATGACCGGCACCAGCGCTGACGAAATGAATGCGTATATCGTACGTGAGGTTCGGCTCCCCCGAATCCTGATGTCTGTAGTAGCCGGCATATCGCTAGCGGCAGCGGGTACGATCATGCAGGCATTGCTGCGTAATCCACTTGCCGATCCGTTTACTTTGGGGGTTTCAAGCGGAGCAGCCTTCGGAGCCGCACTTGCGATCGTGGCGGGCACTAGCGTATTCGGAATGAACCTCGTTCACAGTGGGCCATGGCTGATTGCTTTTAACGCTTTTCTTTTCGGTTGTTTGGCTGTAGGGGTCGTATATGGCATTGCCCGCATGAAGAACAGCTCGACTACGGTCTTGCTGCTGGCGGGTGTAGCTATTGGTCAATTATTCTCGGCCGGCGTATCGGCTCTGAAGTATTTTTCCAACAACGATGCCCTTAAAGATCTGGTTATCTGGTTAATGGGGGGGTTCTGGGGCTCCGGTTGGCATGTGCTGGAGATTCTCTTGCCGCTGTCCGCTTTAGCTCTTTTGGTCTTGATGAAGTATGCATGGGATATGAATGCACTCATCTCGGGGGAGGAGGTGGCACTCACGCTCGGCGTGAAAGTGAAGCATATACGATGGGTTTGCTTGGTGACGGTCACTCTTCTGGCATCAACAACCATAGCTTTCACAGGCATTATCGGTTTTATCGGGCTTGTCGCCCCGCATATAAGCCGAATGATCATCGGTACCGACTACAGATATTTATTACCGTGCTCGTGCTTGATCGGGGCCTTGCTTTTGCTTGCATCGGATACGGTGGCCCGGCTGCTTCTGATGCCTGTTGAAATCCCCGTTGGAATCGTAACATCCTTCTTCGGCGCACCATTCTTCATCTATTTACTGGTCAAGAAGCGCCGGGAGTATTGGACCTAGGAGGGGAAATCTTGTTTTTATGTATAGAGGGGTTGTCATTTGGATACCGTTCAAACTCCATATTACGCGACATTCATATGAATATGGAAAAGGGCCAGGTTGTCAGTATTGTCGGTCCTAACGGCGCTGGGAAGACGACATTGCTCAAAAGCATCGCTTCCATTTTTCCACCTAAGAAGGGAACGGTTTGGTTAGGGGGCAAAGACGTATATTCCCTCAAACCCAAGGATTTGGCAAAAATTCAAGCTTACGTTCCTCAGCATACGGCATCCGGTTTTCCGCTGACTGTCATGGAAACGGTCATGCTCGGACGAAAGCCGTACATTCGATGGGGGGTGTCGTCGGAAGACCTTCGTATTGTTGGCACCCTCCTTTCCGACCTCCATCTGGATCGCTATACAACACGTTATCTGGACGAGCTAAGCGGGGGAGAGCGGCAAAAAGTTTGGATAGCCCGGGCATTGGCACAACAGCCGGATTTGCTATTACTGGATGAGCCGACTTCAGCACTCGATATTCGCCATCAACTCGAAGTGTTGGAGCTAGTACGCAAGCTCTCGAAGCATTCCGGCATCCTAGTGATCCTGATTTTACACGATCTCGAGCTGGCTGCTCGGTATTCGGATGAAATATACATGCTCAGGGACGGGGAAGTGTTTGCTTCCGGCCGGCCTGAAGAAGTGTTTACCTGTACAAATATGGAGACGGTTTACGGCGTAAAAGTGGAGGTTGCCTCTGCTAAATATGGATTGAAGATGACTGCGGTTGAGCCTGTATTGACTTTACCGAGTGAGGAATAGAGGGGGAAACAAGATATGTATCACGGCGTCCGCTTTGATATGAATTTTAAGCAGCTATGGCTGGAAGGGATGAAGGATTGGAACGGAAATCTGCCGGAGCGAATGAGCGACGATGCCAAGGAGGAAGCCTTCTGGGAAGGATTTATTCCCAAAAAAACAGATGCATTGGATGATTATGCAGCAGATATTCGGCAAGAGCTTCTTCAATTTATTGAGCCTACCGATCATGTTCTGGAGATAGGGCCGGGATGGGGGAACTATACTTTTGCTGCTGCTGAAAAAGCAACCTCGCTTACCTGCGTGGATAGCTCGCGGACTGTGATCCATCACTTACGGAAGGAGTCAAAGCGGCTAGGACTTGAACGTACACGGTATATTCATGCCAAATGGGAAGAGTCTGTGCCAAATGAACGGTTTGATGTTGTCTTCGGCATCAACTGTTATTACCGGATGCAGGAGATTGATCGTGCGCTTATAAATATGAATAACGCATCCAAACGTTGGGCGATTATTGGTCTGACCACCGGGCCCGAGAAGCCGCATTTATGGGAGATCCACCGGAAACTTGGTTATAAAGTCAAATTTCAGCGAAGGGATTATATATATTTAACCAATCTATTGTATGAGCTTGGGATCGATGTCAATTGCAAGATGTTAAACCTGGAAAGAACCTATCGCTATGATAGTGAAGAACAGCTCCTGAAGGACAATTTAGCCCCGATTCTGGACGCTGACTATGACCGTAAAGCAGCGGAGAAGATTCTCAAGCATTTTGTAACGGAGGAGAATGGCGGTTTTCTGTACCGGCATCGGTTTAAAGCGGCGCTCCTCTATTGGAAGCCGGAACCGATCAATCTAAAGAAATAGCTGGGTCTAACTCCCTGGTGTTACATCACCGCCCTTCAATGTGCCATATATGACATTTCCCTT from Paenibacillus ihbetae includes:
- a CDS encoding ABC transporter ATP-binding protein is translated as MFLCIEGLSFGYRSNSILRDIHMNMEKGQVVSIVGPNGAGKTTLLKSIASIFPPKKGTVWLGGKDVYSLKPKDLAKIQAYVPQHTASGFPLTVMETVMLGRKPYIRWGVSSEDLRIVGTLLSDLHLDRYTTRYLDELSGGERQKVWIARALAQQPDLLLLDEPTSALDIRHQLEVLELVRKLSKHSGILVILILHDLELAARYSDEIYMLRDGEVFASGRPEEVFTCTNMETVYGVKVEVASAKYGLKMTAVEPVLTLPSEE
- a CDS encoding FecCD family ABC transporter permease, with the translated sequence MMEKSLHHHDLRSSKLRMESIYRGRSLRKLLLLLLLLVLLIITAGAAITKGSAAVPLQELWAMMTGTSADEMNAYIVREVRLPRILMSVVAGISLAAAGTIMQALLRNPLADPFTLGVSSGAAFGAALAIVAGTSVFGMNLVHSGPWLIAFNAFLFGCLAVGVVYGIARMKNSSTTVLLLAGVAIGQLFSAGVSALKYFSNNDALKDLVIWLMGGFWGSGWHVLEILLPLSALALLVLMKYAWDMNALISGEEVALTLGVKVKHIRWVCLVTVTLLASTTIAFTGIIGFIGLVAPHISRMIIGTDYRYLLPCSCLIGALLLLASDTVARLLLMPVEIPVGIVTSFFGAPFFIYLLVKKRREYWT
- a CDS encoding ABC transporter substrate-binding protein, yielding MFIQKQYLSNTVIRLILALILALMIAGCSATKQDEANVTKLDIQQSKSPVEAEQAKSWTFTDTSGKEITLDIPVQKAVVINRNTAEAIKLLGAAESIAATGDNTIKHNSYLGFDNLPDVGETEQVNLETILGLKPEVVFTYTNRPDHKLEEKLEPAGIKVVRMNNYLPEQMDTEWELLGKLFGKEERAATFLEWKHEIERIPAERIQSIDPNEKKSVLALSAGFLNSNGGYRVFPSQSLGGRTGVGEGYATILAGGRDAADLQWDPAEASTTIMVDEEYVLKRNPDVVTLHGTWLGGYETMETKAIDEAFANMLNISSLNKLNAGKDREIYFFYTNFIGSDKRYIGVLQLAKWLYPDRFQDVDPDAYAKEYFEEWLGVPYQGIWYYSFKEKE
- a CDS encoding class I SAM-dependent methyltransferase translates to MYHGVRFDMNFKQLWLEGMKDWNGNLPERMSDDAKEEAFWEGFIPKKTDALDDYAADIRQELLQFIEPTDHVLEIGPGWGNYTFAAAEKATSLTCVDSSRTVIHHLRKESKRLGLERTRYIHAKWEESVPNERFDVVFGINCYYRMQEIDRALINMNNASKRWAIIGLTTGPEKPHLWEIHRKLGYKVKFQRRDYIYLTNLLYELGIDVNCKMLNLERTYRYDSEEQLLKDNLAPILDADYDRKAAEKILKHFVTEENGGFLYRHRFKAALLYWKPEPINLKK